One Scomber japonicus isolate fScoJap1 chromosome 1, fScoJap1.pri, whole genome shotgun sequence DNA window includes the following coding sequences:
- the lrp4 gene encoding low-density lipoprotein receptor-related protein 4 isoform X1, translated as MQLAAVLWGALITLLLSQSPGVQGSTECSCGRNHFTCAVSAFGECTCIPAQWQCDGDNDCGDHSDEDGCMLPTCSPLDFHCDNGKCIRRSWVCDGDNDCEDDSDEQDCPPRECEEDEFHCQNGYCIRSLWHCDGDNDCGDNSDEQCDMRKCSDKEFRCTDGSCIAEHWYCDGDTDCKDGSDEENCPSDVMTATCSVEEFQCAYGRCILDIYHCDGDDDCGDWSDESDCSSHQPCRSVEFMCSSGMCINAGWRCDGEFDCDDQSDEKNCTTSMCTADQFRCGTGRCVRLSWRCDGEDDCSDRSDEEGCEKTENPPCASDQFQCGNGRCIGQRKVCNEANDCGDGTDEHPHHDCRPRSSEGNCNQNNGGCSQKCQMVRGLVQCTCHTGYRLMDDGRTCQDVDECAEEGYCSQGCTNTEGGFQCWCVQGYELRPDKRSCKALGPEPVLLFANRIDIRQVLPHRSEYTLLLNNLENAIALDFHHSRELVFWSDVTLDRIMKANLNGSNVEEVVSTGLESPGGLAIDWIHDKLYWTDSGTSRIEVANLDGTQRKVLLWQNMEKPRAIALHPIEGKIYWTDWGNTPRIEYANMDGSNRRVIADTHLFWPNGLTIDYAGRRMYWVDAKHHVIEKADLDGRNRKAVISQGLPHPFAITVFEDSLYWTDWHTKSINSANKFTGKNQEIIRNKLHFPMDIHTLHPQRQPAGGRNRCGTNNGGCSHLCLPSNKTYTCACPTGFKKVDHHSCANSLDKFLLFARRTDIRRISFDTEDMSDDVIPLADVRNAVALDWDAKDGYIYWTDVTTDSINRALWNGTKQEVVVDTSLESPAGLAIDWVTNKLYWTDAGTDRIEVSNADGSMRTVLIWENLDRPRDIVVDPIGGFMYWTDWGANPKIERAGMDASSRIVIISSNLTWPNGLAIDYETKRLYWADAGMKTIEFGNFDGSDRQVLIGTQLPHPFGLTVHEDKLYWTDWQSKSIQSAGKLTGLGRHTLAENLENLMDIHMFQRHRETVRNPCAVNNGGCSHLCLLAPAPKASSCACPTGINLQTDGKTCTPGMSSFLVFARRTDIRMVSLDIPYFADVVLAVNSSMKNTIAIGVDAKEGKVYWSDSTLKKISRANINGTADEDIISTGLMTTDGLAVDAVGRKIYWTDTGTNRIEVANLDGSMRKVLVWQNLDSPRAIALYNEMGYMYWTDWGEHAKLERSAMDGSDRVVLISNNLGWPNGLAIDMAGSQLLWADAHTERIEAADLNGQNRHTLVTPVQHPYGLTLLGPHIYWTDWQSRSIQRADKTSGSNTITVRSNLPGLMDIQAVDREKPLGFNKCGRRNGGCTHLCLPRPNGTSCACPTGILLKGDGRSCEDSPETYLLFSNRVSVRRISLDTNDHTDVHVPVPELHNVISLDYDSVDGKLYYTDVTLDVIRRADLDGTNMETVISQGLKTTDGLAVDWVARNMYWTDTGRNTIEVARLDGTSRKVLVNNSLDEPRAIAVFPSKGFLFWTDWGHIAKIERSHLDGSDRKVLINTDLGWPNGLTLDYDTRRIFWVDAHLDRIESSDLNGKLRQTLVNPVSHPFALTQLKPVSSPLTPFSRLSQQDRWIYWTDWQTKSIQRVDKHTGRNKETVLANVEGLMDIIVVSPHRQTGTNLCGVNNGGCTHLCFAKTNSFVCACPDEPDGRPCSTISGYVPTAPARGTSSTPIPNKIPKAPTDTPHRGPSLVNCTDKNQNVEGCSQSNVVSAPHGEGLHISYVIGGVLTILAILILIAALIIYRHKKSKFADPGVSNLTYSNPSYRTSTQEVKIEASQKPPIYNQLRYKKEGGGDGGYTKEKIRIVEGVCLLSNDELYWDDLKQIKPSRGGLHTCMRTDTVSLQASSASLDDGETEQLLQEEASECSSITTLTPSAITPQRHAQHSLPDTGWASTRKPSTESEV; from the exons ctccCAGGGAGTGCGAGGAGGACGAGTTCCACTGCCAAAACGGCTACTGTATCCGCAGCCTCTGGCACTGTGACGGAGACAACGATTGTGGGGATAACAGTGATGAGCAGTGTG ACATGCGTAAATGTTCAGACAAGGAGTTTCGCTGCACAGATGGCAGCTGTATCGCTGAGCACTGGTATTGTGACGGAGATACGGACTGTAAAGATGGATCAGATGAGGAAAACTGCC cttcaGATGTTATGACAGCCACCTGCAGCGTGGAGGAGTTCCAGTGCGCATATGGCCGCTGTATCCTGGACATCTACCACTGCGACGGAGACGACGACTGCGGGGACTGGTCGGATGAGTCGGACTGCT cctccCACCAGCCCTGCAGATCAGTTGAATTCATGTGCAGCAGTGGGATGTGCATCAATGCTGGCTGGAGGTGTGACGGCGAGTTTGACTGTGATGACCAATCAGATGAGAAGAACTGCA CCACATCCATGTGCACAGCTGACCAGTTCCGCTGTGGAACTGGACGCTGTGTccggttgtcatggagatgcGATGGTGAGGATGACTGCTCGGACCGCAGCGATGAAGAGGGCTGTGAGAAAACCG AAAACCCTCCATGTGCTTCGGACCAGTTCCAATGTGGGAATGGACGTTGTATCGGTCAGAGGAAGGTGTGTAACGAGGCCAATGACTGCGGAGACGGGACTGATGAACACCCACATCATGACTGCC GTCCACGCTCCAGCGAGGGCAACTGTAACCAGAATAACGGAGGCTGCTCCCAGAAGTGTCAGATGGTCAGAGGACTGGTCCAGTGCACCTGTCATACTGGATACCGACTGATGGACGACGGCAGGACCTGCCAGG ATGTGGACGAGTGTGCTGAAGAGGGCTACTGCAGCCAGGGCTGTACCAACACGGAGGGGGGGTTCCAGTGCTGGTGCGTCCAGGGCTATGAGCTCCGGCCCGACAAGCGCAGCTGCAAGGCTCTGG GTCCGGAGCCGGTGCTGTTGTTCGCCAACCGCATCGACATCCGTCAGGTTTTGCCACATCGCTCTGAGTATACCCTGCTGCTCAACAATCTGGAGAATGCCATTGCGCTGGACTTCCACCACAGCCGCGAGCTGGTTTTCTGGTCCGATGTGACACTGGACCGCATCATGAAGGCTAACCTCAACGGCTCCAACGTGGAGGAGGTCGTCTCAACCGGCCTGGAGAGCCCAG GTGGACTGGCCATAGATTGGATCCATGACAAATTGTACTGGACAGACTCTGGAACGTCCCGCATCGAGGTGGCAAACCTGGACGGCACGCAACGCAAGGTGCTGCTTTGGCAGAACATGGAGAAGCCTCGAGCCATCGCGCTGCATCCTATAGAGGG taAGATCTATTGGACAGACTGGGGCAACACGCCTCGCATTGAATATGCCAATATGGACGGCTCGAACCGGCGGGTCATCGCAGACACTCACTTATTCTGGCCAAATGGCCTCACCATCGACTACGCTGGCCGTCGCATGTACTGGGTGGACGCCAAGCACCATGTCATCGAAAAGGCAGACCTGGACGGACGCAATCGCAAAGCTGTCATCAGCCAAG gcCTACCCCACCCGTTCGCTATCACAGTGTTTGAGGACAGCCTCTACTGGACCGACTGGCACACCAAGAGCATCAACAGTGCCAATAAATTCACCGGCAAGAACCAGGAGATTATTCGCAACAAGCTCCACTTTCCCATGGACATCCATACCCTGCACCCTCAGAGGCAGCCTGCAG GAGGCAGGAACCGCTGTGGCACTAACAATGGAGGCTGCAGTCACCTGTGTCTCCCCAGCAACAAGACGTACACCTGCGCCTGTCCCACCGGCTTCAAGAAGGTGGACCACCACAGCTGTGCCAACA GTCTTGACAAGTTCCTGCTTTTTGCCCGAAGGACGGACATCCGACGAATCAGCTTTGATACAGAGGACATGTCCGATGATGTCATCCCTCTGGCTGACGTGCGCAATGCCGTGGCACTGGACTGGGATGCCAAAGATGGCTACATCTACTGGACAGACGTCACCACTGACTCCATCAACAGAGCTCTGTGGAACGGCACTAAGCAGGAG gtgGTGGTGGACACCAGTCTGGAGAGCCCAGCAGGTTTGGCGATTGACTGGGTGACCAACAAGCTGTATTGGACTGATGCTG GTACGGATCGTATCGAGGTTTCAAATGCAGATGGGAGCATGCGGACTGTGCTGATATGGGAGAACTTGGACCGTCCAAGGGACATCGTCGTCGACCCCATTGGAGG TTTCATGTACTGGACCGACTGGGGTGCCAACCCAAAGATTGAACGTGCAGGAATGGACGCTTCCAGTCGCATTGTCATTATCTCATCCAATCTGACGTGGCCAAACGGGCTCGCCATCGACTATGAGACTAAACGTCTGTACTGGGCTGATGCTGGCATGAAAACTATTGAATTTGGCAACTTTGATGGTTCTGACCGACAG GTTTTGATTGGCACCCAGCTGCCTCACCCCTTCGGCCTGACTGTACATGAGGACAAGCTGTACTGGACAGACTGGCAGTCCAAGAGCATCCAGAGTGCTGGCAAGCTCACTGGCTTGGGACGACACACTTTGGCTGAAAACCTGGAGAACCTCATGGACATACACATGTTCCAGAGACACCGTGAAACAG TTCGTAACCCGTGTGCTGTGAATAATGGGGGTTGCAGTCACCTCTGTCTCCTGGCTCCTGCTCCCAAAGCCTCCAGCTGTGCCTGTCCCACTGGGATTAACCTGCAGACGGATGGAAAGACCTGCACGCCTG GGATGAGCAGCTTCCTCGTATTTGCACGGAGGACGGACATCAGGATGGTTTCTCTGGACATTCCCTACTTTGCAGATGTGGTTCTTGCCGTCAACAGCTCCATGAAAAACACTATTGCCATTGGCGTTGATGCCAAAGAAG GAAAAGTGTATTGGTCTGACAGTACACTGAAGAAAATCAGCAGAGCCAACATCAATGGAACAGCAGATGAAGACATCATATCTACAG GGTTGATGACAACTGATGGCCTGGCGGTGGATGCTGTTGGTAGAAAGATCTACTGGACAGACACAGGAACCAACCGCATCGAGGTTGCTAACCTGGACGGCTCCATGAGGAAAGTTCTCGTCTGGCAAAACCTCGACAGCCCTCGAGCCATCGCCCTCTACAATGAGATGGG TTATATGTACTGGACAGATTGGGGAGAGCATGCTAAGCTTGAGCGCTCTGCAATGGATGGATCAGATCGTGTAGTACTCATCAGTAACAACCTGGGCTGGCCCAACGGCCTGGCCATCGACATGGCCGGCTCACAGTTGCTGTGGGCTGACGCTCACACTGAG CGTATCGAGGCCGCCGACCTGAACGGACAGAATCGCCACACCCTCGTGACTCCAGTCCAGCACCCGTACGGTTTGACCCTACTGGGTCCTCACATCTACTGGACCGACTGGCAGAGCCGCAGCATCCAGCGTGCCGATAAGACCAGCGGATCCAACACCATCACTGTGCGATCCAACCTGCCAGGCCTGATGGACATCCAGGCTGTGGACAGGGAGAAGCCGCTGG GTTTTAATAAGTGCGGCAGGAGGAACGGAGGCTGCACTCACCTGTGTCTGCCTCGTCCCAACGGTACATCCTGCGCCTGCCCCACCGGCATCCTGCTCAAGGGTGACGGTAGGTCATGTGAAGACTCCCCAGAGACGTACCTGCTCTTCTCCAACCGCGTCAGTGTGCGGAGGATCTCCCTGGACACCAATGATCACACTGACGTGCACGTACCGGTGCCCGAGCTGCACAACGTCATCTCTCTGGACTACGACAGTGTGGACGGAAAACTTTACTACACCGATGTCACCCTGGATGTTATAAG gCGTGCTGACCTGGACGGCACTAACATGGAGACTGTGATCAGCCAGGGCCTAAAGACCACTGATGGGTTGGCTGTGGACTGGGTGGCCAGGAACATGTACTGGACCGACACCGGAAGAAACACCATCGAGGTGGCTCGACTGGACGGAACAAGCCGCAAAGTCCTGGTCAACAACAGTTTGGACGAACCCCGAGCCATCGCAGTGTTCCCGAGCAAAGG GTTCTTGTTTTGGACTGACTGGGGTCACATTGCAAAGATCGAGCGGTCTCACCTGGACGGGTCGGACAGGAAGGTTCTGATCAACACCGACTTGGGTTGGCCCAACGGTCTCACTCTAGACTACGACACACGCAG GATATTCTGGGTTGACGCCCACTTGGACAGGATTGAAAGTTCGGACCTGAATGGGAAACTGCGTCAGACCCTTGTTAACCCGGTGTCCCACCCCTTCGCTCTGACTCAG TTGAAGCCGGTGTCCTCCCCTCTAACTCCTTTCTCCCGACTCTCGCAGCAAGACCGCTGGATCTACTGGACGGACTGGCAGACTAAGTCCATTCAGCGGGTGGACAAACACACCGGCCGCAACAAGGAAACCGTGCTGGCCAACGTGGAGGGCCTCATGGACATTATAGTGGTATCacctcacagacagacag GTACCAACCTTTGTGGAGTGAACAATGGCGGATGCACTCACCTCTGCTTCGCCAAGACCAAcagttttgtgtgtgcgtgccccGATGAACCAGATGGGCGACCCTGTTCAACTA TTTCAGGTTACGTCCCCACTGCTCCTGCCAGAGGAACCAGCAGCACCCCGATCCCTAACAAGATCCCCAAAGCTCCAACAGACACACCACACAGAGGACCGTCACTGGTCAA ctgcaCTGACAAGAATCAAAACGTCGAAGGCTGCTCACAGAGCAACGTGGTGTCTGCTCCTCATG GAGAAGGACTTCATATCAGCTATGTGATTGGTGGAGTTCTGACCATCCTGGCTATTCTGATCCTCATTGCCGCTTTGATTATTTACAG ACATAAAAAGTCAAAGTTTGCCGACCCGGGGGTTAGCAACCTGACCTACAGTAACCCCTCATACCGGACGTCTACGCAAGAGGTCAAGATTGAGGCGTCGCAGAAGCCTCCAATATATAACCAGCTTCGATATAAAAAAGAG gggggaggagatggaggataCACCAAGGAGAAGATTCGCATTGTGGAGGGCGTGTGTCTCCTGTCCAATGATGAGCTTTATTGGGATGACCTAAAACAGATCAAGCCGTCCCGAGGCGGCCTGCACACCTGCATGCGCACAGACACCGTCTCGCTGCAGGCCAGCAGTGCTTCGTTAGACGACGGCGAGACGGAGCAGCTCCTCCAGGAGGAGGCATCTGAATGCTCCTCCATAACCACCTTGACCCCATCAGCCATCACCCCACAGCGTCACGCCCAGCACAGCCTGCCCGACACCGGCTGGGCCTCCACGCGCAAGCCCTCAACTGAGAGTGAAGTGTGA
- the lrp4 gene encoding low-density lipoprotein receptor-related protein 4 isoform X2, with product MQLAAVLWGALITLLLSQSPGVQGSTECSCGRNHFTCAVSAFGECTCIPAQWQCDGDNDCGDHSDEDGCMLPTCSPLDFHCDNGKCIRRSWVCDGDNDCEDDSDEQDCPPRECEEDEFHCQNGYCIRSLWHCDGDNDCGDNSDEQCDMRKCSDKEFRCTDGSCIAEHWYCDGDTDCKDGSDEENCPSDVMTATCSVEEFQCAYGRCILDIYHCDGDDDCGDWSDESDCSSHQPCRSVEFMCSSGMCINAGWRCDGEFDCDDQSDEKNCTTSMCTADQFRCGTGRCVRLSWRCDGEDDCSDRSDEEGCEKTENPPCASDQFQCGNGRCIGQRKVCNEANDCGDGTDEHPHHDCRPRSSEGNCNQNNGGCSQKCQMVRGLVQCTCHTGYRLMDDGRTCQDVDECAEEGYCSQGCTNTEGGFQCWCVQGYELRPDKRSCKALGPEPVLLFANRIDIRQVLPHRSEYTLLLNNLENAIALDFHHSRELVFWSDVTLDRIMKANLNGSNVEEVVSTGLESPGGLAIDWIHDKLYWTDSGTSRIEVANLDGTQRKVLLWQNMEKPRAIALHPIEGKIYWTDWGNTPRIEYANMDGSNRRVIADTHLFWPNGLTIDYAGRRMYWVDAKHHVIEKADLDGRNRKAVISQGLPHPFAITVFEDSLYWTDWHTKSINSANKFTGKNQEIIRNKLHFPMDIHTLHPQRQPAGGRNRCGTNNGGCSHLCLPSNKTYTCACPTGFKKVDHHSCANSLDKFLLFARRTDIRRISFDTEDMSDDVIPLADVRNAVALDWDAKDGYIYWTDVTTDSINRALWNGTKQEVVVDTSLESPAGLAIDWVTNKLYWTDAGTDRIEVSNADGSMRTVLIWENLDRPRDIVVDPIGGFMYWTDWGANPKIERAGMDASSRIVIISSNLTWPNGLAIDYETKRLYWADAGMKTIEFGNFDGSDRQVLIGTQLPHPFGLTVHEDKLYWTDWQSKSIQSAGKLTGLGRHTLAENLENLMDIHMFQRHRETVRNPCAVNNGGCSHLCLLAPAPKASSCACPTGINLQTDGKTCTPGMSSFLVFARRTDIRMVSLDIPYFADVVLAVNSSMKNTIAIGVDAKEGKVYWSDSTLKKISRANINGTADEDIISTGLMTTDGLAVDAVGRKIYWTDTGTNRIEVANLDGSMRKVLVWQNLDSPRAIALYNEMGYMYWTDWGEHAKLERSAMDGSDRVVLISNNLGWPNGLAIDMAGSQLLWADAHTERIEAADLNGQNRHTLVTPVQHPYGLTLLGPHIYWTDWQSRSIQRADKTSGSNTITVRSNLPGLMDIQAVDREKPLGFNKCGRRNGGCTHLCLPRPNGTSCACPTGILLKGDGRSCEDSPETYLLFSNRVSVRRISLDTNDHTDVHVPVPELHNVISLDYDSVDGKLYYTDVTLDVIRRADLDGTNMETVISQGLKTTDGLAVDWVARNMYWTDTGRNTIEVARLDGTSRKVLVNNSLDEPRAIAVFPSKGFLFWTDWGHIAKIERSHLDGSDRKVLINTDLGWPNGLTLDYDTRRIFWVDAHLDRIESSDLNGKLRQTLVNPVSHPFALTQQDRWIYWTDWQTKSIQRVDKHTGRNKETVLANVEGLMDIIVVSPHRQTGTNLCGVNNGGCTHLCFAKTNSFVCACPDEPDGRPCSTISGYVPTAPARGTSSTPIPNKIPKAPTDTPHRGPSLVNCTDKNQNVEGCSQSNVVSAPHGEGLHISYVIGGVLTILAILILIAALIIYRHKKSKFADPGVSNLTYSNPSYRTSTQEVKIEASQKPPIYNQLRYKKEGGGDGGYTKEKIRIVEGVCLLSNDELYWDDLKQIKPSRGGLHTCMRTDTVSLQASSASLDDGETEQLLQEEASECSSITTLTPSAITPQRHAQHSLPDTGWASTRKPSTESEV from the exons ctccCAGGGAGTGCGAGGAGGACGAGTTCCACTGCCAAAACGGCTACTGTATCCGCAGCCTCTGGCACTGTGACGGAGACAACGATTGTGGGGATAACAGTGATGAGCAGTGTG ACATGCGTAAATGTTCAGACAAGGAGTTTCGCTGCACAGATGGCAGCTGTATCGCTGAGCACTGGTATTGTGACGGAGATACGGACTGTAAAGATGGATCAGATGAGGAAAACTGCC cttcaGATGTTATGACAGCCACCTGCAGCGTGGAGGAGTTCCAGTGCGCATATGGCCGCTGTATCCTGGACATCTACCACTGCGACGGAGACGACGACTGCGGGGACTGGTCGGATGAGTCGGACTGCT cctccCACCAGCCCTGCAGATCAGTTGAATTCATGTGCAGCAGTGGGATGTGCATCAATGCTGGCTGGAGGTGTGACGGCGAGTTTGACTGTGATGACCAATCAGATGAGAAGAACTGCA CCACATCCATGTGCACAGCTGACCAGTTCCGCTGTGGAACTGGACGCTGTGTccggttgtcatggagatgcGATGGTGAGGATGACTGCTCGGACCGCAGCGATGAAGAGGGCTGTGAGAAAACCG AAAACCCTCCATGTGCTTCGGACCAGTTCCAATGTGGGAATGGACGTTGTATCGGTCAGAGGAAGGTGTGTAACGAGGCCAATGACTGCGGAGACGGGACTGATGAACACCCACATCATGACTGCC GTCCACGCTCCAGCGAGGGCAACTGTAACCAGAATAACGGAGGCTGCTCCCAGAAGTGTCAGATGGTCAGAGGACTGGTCCAGTGCACCTGTCATACTGGATACCGACTGATGGACGACGGCAGGACCTGCCAGG ATGTGGACGAGTGTGCTGAAGAGGGCTACTGCAGCCAGGGCTGTACCAACACGGAGGGGGGGTTCCAGTGCTGGTGCGTCCAGGGCTATGAGCTCCGGCCCGACAAGCGCAGCTGCAAGGCTCTGG GTCCGGAGCCGGTGCTGTTGTTCGCCAACCGCATCGACATCCGTCAGGTTTTGCCACATCGCTCTGAGTATACCCTGCTGCTCAACAATCTGGAGAATGCCATTGCGCTGGACTTCCACCACAGCCGCGAGCTGGTTTTCTGGTCCGATGTGACACTGGACCGCATCATGAAGGCTAACCTCAACGGCTCCAACGTGGAGGAGGTCGTCTCAACCGGCCTGGAGAGCCCAG GTGGACTGGCCATAGATTGGATCCATGACAAATTGTACTGGACAGACTCTGGAACGTCCCGCATCGAGGTGGCAAACCTGGACGGCACGCAACGCAAGGTGCTGCTTTGGCAGAACATGGAGAAGCCTCGAGCCATCGCGCTGCATCCTATAGAGGG taAGATCTATTGGACAGACTGGGGCAACACGCCTCGCATTGAATATGCCAATATGGACGGCTCGAACCGGCGGGTCATCGCAGACACTCACTTATTCTGGCCAAATGGCCTCACCATCGACTACGCTGGCCGTCGCATGTACTGGGTGGACGCCAAGCACCATGTCATCGAAAAGGCAGACCTGGACGGACGCAATCGCAAAGCTGTCATCAGCCAAG gcCTACCCCACCCGTTCGCTATCACAGTGTTTGAGGACAGCCTCTACTGGACCGACTGGCACACCAAGAGCATCAACAGTGCCAATAAATTCACCGGCAAGAACCAGGAGATTATTCGCAACAAGCTCCACTTTCCCATGGACATCCATACCCTGCACCCTCAGAGGCAGCCTGCAG GAGGCAGGAACCGCTGTGGCACTAACAATGGAGGCTGCAGTCACCTGTGTCTCCCCAGCAACAAGACGTACACCTGCGCCTGTCCCACCGGCTTCAAGAAGGTGGACCACCACAGCTGTGCCAACA GTCTTGACAAGTTCCTGCTTTTTGCCCGAAGGACGGACATCCGACGAATCAGCTTTGATACAGAGGACATGTCCGATGATGTCATCCCTCTGGCTGACGTGCGCAATGCCGTGGCACTGGACTGGGATGCCAAAGATGGCTACATCTACTGGACAGACGTCACCACTGACTCCATCAACAGAGCTCTGTGGAACGGCACTAAGCAGGAG gtgGTGGTGGACACCAGTCTGGAGAGCCCAGCAGGTTTGGCGATTGACTGGGTGACCAACAAGCTGTATTGGACTGATGCTG GTACGGATCGTATCGAGGTTTCAAATGCAGATGGGAGCATGCGGACTGTGCTGATATGGGAGAACTTGGACCGTCCAAGGGACATCGTCGTCGACCCCATTGGAGG TTTCATGTACTGGACCGACTGGGGTGCCAACCCAAAGATTGAACGTGCAGGAATGGACGCTTCCAGTCGCATTGTCATTATCTCATCCAATCTGACGTGGCCAAACGGGCTCGCCATCGACTATGAGACTAAACGTCTGTACTGGGCTGATGCTGGCATGAAAACTATTGAATTTGGCAACTTTGATGGTTCTGACCGACAG GTTTTGATTGGCACCCAGCTGCCTCACCCCTTCGGCCTGACTGTACATGAGGACAAGCTGTACTGGACAGACTGGCAGTCCAAGAGCATCCAGAGTGCTGGCAAGCTCACTGGCTTGGGACGACACACTTTGGCTGAAAACCTGGAGAACCTCATGGACATACACATGTTCCAGAGACACCGTGAAACAG TTCGTAACCCGTGTGCTGTGAATAATGGGGGTTGCAGTCACCTCTGTCTCCTGGCTCCTGCTCCCAAAGCCTCCAGCTGTGCCTGTCCCACTGGGATTAACCTGCAGACGGATGGAAAGACCTGCACGCCTG GGATGAGCAGCTTCCTCGTATTTGCACGGAGGACGGACATCAGGATGGTTTCTCTGGACATTCCCTACTTTGCAGATGTGGTTCTTGCCGTCAACAGCTCCATGAAAAACACTATTGCCATTGGCGTTGATGCCAAAGAAG GAAAAGTGTATTGGTCTGACAGTACACTGAAGAAAATCAGCAGAGCCAACATCAATGGAACAGCAGATGAAGACATCATATCTACAG GGTTGATGACAACTGATGGCCTGGCGGTGGATGCTGTTGGTAGAAAGATCTACTGGACAGACACAGGAACCAACCGCATCGAGGTTGCTAACCTGGACGGCTCCATGAGGAAAGTTCTCGTCTGGCAAAACCTCGACAGCCCTCGAGCCATCGCCCTCTACAATGAGATGGG TTATATGTACTGGACAGATTGGGGAGAGCATGCTAAGCTTGAGCGCTCTGCAATGGATGGATCAGATCGTGTAGTACTCATCAGTAACAACCTGGGCTGGCCCAACGGCCTGGCCATCGACATGGCCGGCTCACAGTTGCTGTGGGCTGACGCTCACACTGAG CGTATCGAGGCCGCCGACCTGAACGGACAGAATCGCCACACCCTCGTGACTCCAGTCCAGCACCCGTACGGTTTGACCCTACTGGGTCCTCACATCTACTGGACCGACTGGCAGAGCCGCAGCATCCAGCGTGCCGATAAGACCAGCGGATCCAACACCATCACTGTGCGATCCAACCTGCCAGGCCTGATGGACATCCAGGCTGTGGACAGGGAGAAGCCGCTGG GTTTTAATAAGTGCGGCAGGAGGAACGGAGGCTGCACTCACCTGTGTCTGCCTCGTCCCAACGGTACATCCTGCGCCTGCCCCACCGGCATCCTGCTCAAGGGTGACGGTAGGTCATGTGAAGACTCCCCAGAGACGTACCTGCTCTTCTCCAACCGCGTCAGTGTGCGGAGGATCTCCCTGGACACCAATGATCACACTGACGTGCACGTACCGGTGCCCGAGCTGCACAACGTCATCTCTCTGGACTACGACAGTGTGGACGGAAAACTTTACTACACCGATGTCACCCTGGATGTTATAAG gCGTGCTGACCTGGACGGCACTAACATGGAGACTGTGATCAGCCAGGGCCTAAAGACCACTGATGGGTTGGCTGTGGACTGGGTGGCCAGGAACATGTACTGGACCGACACCGGAAGAAACACCATCGAGGTGGCTCGACTGGACGGAACAAGCCGCAAAGTCCTGGTCAACAACAGTTTGGACGAACCCCGAGCCATCGCAGTGTTCCCGAGCAAAGG GTTCTTGTTTTGGACTGACTGGGGTCACATTGCAAAGATCGAGCGGTCTCACCTGGACGGGTCGGACAGGAAGGTTCTGATCAACACCGACTTGGGTTGGCCCAACGGTCTCACTCTAGACTACGACACACGCAG GATATTCTGGGTTGACGCCCACTTGGACAGGATTGAAAGTTCGGACCTGAATGGGAAACTGCGTCAGACCCTTGTTAACCCGGTGTCCCACCCCTTCGCTCTGACTCAG CAAGACCGCTGGATCTACTGGACGGACTGGCAGACTAAGTCCATTCAGCGGGTGGACAAACACACCGGCCGCAACAAGGAAACCGTGCTGGCCAACGTGGAGGGCCTCATGGACATTATAGTGGTATCacctcacagacagacag GTACCAACCTTTGTGGAGTGAACAATGGCGGATGCACTCACCTCTGCTTCGCCAAGACCAAcagttttgtgtgtgcgtgccccGATGAACCAGATGGGCGACCCTGTTCAACTA TTTCAGGTTACGTCCCCACTGCTCCTGCCAGAGGAACCAGCAGCACCCCGATCCCTAACAAGATCCCCAAAGCTCCAACAGACACACCACACAGAGGACCGTCACTGGTCAA ctgcaCTGACAAGAATCAAAACGTCGAAGGCTGCTCACAGAGCAACGTGGTGTCTGCTCCTCATG GAGAAGGACTTCATATCAGCTATGTGATTGGTGGAGTTCTGACCATCCTGGCTATTCTGATCCTCATTGCCGCTTTGATTATTTACAG ACATAAAAAGTCAAAGTTTGCCGACCCGGGGGTTAGCAACCTGACCTACAGTAACCCCTCATACCGGACGTCTACGCAAGAGGTCAAGATTGAGGCGTCGCAGAAGCCTCCAATATATAACCAGCTTCGATATAAAAAAGAG gggggaggagatggaggataCACCAAGGAGAAGATTCGCATTGTGGAGGGCGTGTGTCTCCTGTCCAATGATGAGCTTTATTGGGATGACCTAAAACAGATCAAGCCGTCCCGAGGCGGCCTGCACACCTGCATGCGCACAGACACCGTCTCGCTGCAGGCCAGCAGTGCTTCGTTAGACGACGGCGAGACGGAGCAGCTCCTCCAGGAGGAGGCATCTGAATGCTCCTCCATAACCACCTTGACCCCATCAGCCATCACCCCACAGCGTCACGCCCAGCACAGCCTGCCCGACACCGGCTGGGCCTCCACGCGCAAGCCCTCAACTGAGAGTGAAGTGTGA